From the Esox lucius isolate fEsoLuc1 chromosome 21, fEsoLuc1.pri, whole genome shotgun sequence genome, one window contains:
- the adcyap1a gene encoding adenylate cyclase activating polypeptide 1a isoform X4: MSSKATLALLIYGIIMHYSVHCSPLGLSYPNLRLENEVYDEDGNSLPDLAFDSDQIAIRSPPSVADDVYTLYYPPEKSGGSTMEDDSEPLSKRHSDGIFTDSYSRYRKQMAVKKYLAAVLGKRLCDAGGSLRLWCLASTLKIATNHRWLFSSPTMLHIISLHFTLWLLFLCCADI; the protein is encoded by the exons ATGTCTAGTAAAGCGACATTAGCCTTACTCATCTATGGAATCATAATGCACTACAGCGTCCATTGCTCACCTCTCGGGCTTAGCTATCCTAACCTTAG ACTTGAAAATGAGGTTTATGACGAGGATGGGAATTCGTTACCGGACTTGGCTTTTGACAGTGATCAAATTGCTATAAGAAGTCCCCCGTCTGTGGCTGACGACGTGTATACTTTGTACTACCCACCCGAGAAAAG TGGAGGGAGCACCATGGAAGACGACTCGGAGCCTCTGTCAAAGCGACACTCGGATGGGATCTTCACAGACAGCTACAGTCGCTACCGAAAGCAAATGGCAGTCAAGAAATACCTGGCGGCAGTCCTTGGGAAAAG GCTTTGTGACGCAGGAGGCAGCTTGCGGCTGTGGTGCCTTGCTTCGACTTTAAAAATCGCCACGAATCACAGATGGCTATTTAGTAGCCCTACAATGCTGCACATCATCAGCTTACATTTCACcctttggttgttgtttttgtgttgcgCAGACATTTGA
- the adcyap1a gene encoding adenylate cyclase activating polypeptide 1a isoform X2 yields the protein MSSKATLALLIYGIIMHYSVHCSPLGLSYPNLRLENEVYDEDGNSLPDLAFDSDQIAIRSPPSVADDVYTLYYPPEKRTERHADGMFNKAYRKALGQLSARKYLHSLMAKRVGGGSTMEDDSEPLSKRHSDGIFTDSYSRYRKQMAVKKYLAAVLGKSPEDISFHHILQDIDFDALSDGDEIQAILGEWLKQFSPEFPVSSRFIPEALS from the exons ATGTCTAGTAAAGCGACATTAGCCTTACTCATCTATGGAATCATAATGCACTACAGCGTCCATTGCTCACCTCTCGGGCTTAGCTATCCTAACCTTAG ACTTGAAAATGAGGTTTATGACGAGGATGGGAATTCGTTACCGGACTTGGCTTTTGACAGTGATCAAATTGCTATAAGAAGTCCCCCGTCTGTGGCTGACGACGTGTATACTTTGTACTACCCACCCGAGAAAAG AACGGAAAGGCATGCAGACGGAATGTTTAATAAAGCCTACAGGAAAGCGCTGGGTCAGTTATCAGCAAGAAAATATCTCCATTCTCTGATGGCAAAGCGTGTAGG TGGAGGGAGCACCATGGAAGACGACTCGGAGCCTCTGTCAAAGCGACACTCGGATGGGATCTTCACAGACAGCTACAGTCGCTACCGAAAGCAAATGGCAGTCAAGAAATACCTGGCGGCAGTCCTTGGGAAAAG CCCTGAAGACATAAGTTTTCACCATATTCTACAAGACATAGACTTTGATGCCCTCTCGGATGGGGATGAGATTCAGGCTATATTGGGAGAATGGCTGAAACAGTTCTCTCCCGAATTTCCGGTGAGTTCCAGGTTTATTCCTGAGGCCTTGTCCTGA
- the adcyap1a gene encoding adenylate cyclase activating polypeptide 1a isoform X3 has translation MSSKATLALLIYGIIMHYSVHCSPLGLSYPNLRLENEVYDEDGNSLPDLAFDSDQIAIRSPPSVADDVYTLYYPPEKRTERHADGMFNKAYRKALGQLSARKYLHSLMAKRVGGGSTMEDDSEPLSKRHSDGIFTDSYSRYRKQMAVKKYLAAVLGKSPEDISFHHILQDIDFDALSDGDEIQAILGEWLKQFSPEFPAL, from the exons ATGTCTAGTAAAGCGACATTAGCCTTACTCATCTATGGAATCATAATGCACTACAGCGTCCATTGCTCACCTCTCGGGCTTAGCTATCCTAACCTTAG ACTTGAAAATGAGGTTTATGACGAGGATGGGAATTCGTTACCGGACTTGGCTTTTGACAGTGATCAAATTGCTATAAGAAGTCCCCCGTCTGTGGCTGACGACGTGTATACTTTGTACTACCCACCCGAGAAAAG AACGGAAAGGCATGCAGACGGAATGTTTAATAAAGCCTACAGGAAAGCGCTGGGTCAGTTATCAGCAAGAAAATATCTCCATTCTCTGATGGCAAAGCGTGTAGG TGGAGGGAGCACCATGGAAGACGACTCGGAGCCTCTGTCAAAGCGACACTCGGATGGGATCTTCACAGACAGCTACAGTCGCTACCGAAAGCAAATGGCAGTCAAGAAATACCTGGCGGCAGTCCTTGGGAAAAG CCCTGAAGACATAAGTTTTCACCATATTCTACAAGACATAGACTTTGATGCCCTCTCGGATGGGGATGAGATTCAGGCTATATTGGGAGAATGGCTGAAACAGTTCTCTCCCGAATTTCCG GCTTTGTGA
- the adcyap1a gene encoding adenylate cyclase activating polypeptide 1a isoform X1, giving the protein MSSKATLALLIYGIIMHYSVHCSPLGLSYPNLRLENEVYDEDGNSLPDLAFDSDQIAIRSPPSVADDVYTLYYPPEKRTERHADGMFNKAYRKALGQLSARKYLHSLMAKRVGGGSTMEDDSEPLSKRHSDGIFTDSYSRYRKQMAVKKYLAAVLGKRLCDAGGSLRLWCLASTLKIATNHRWLFSSPTMLHIISLHFTLWLLFLCCADI; this is encoded by the exons ATGTCTAGTAAAGCGACATTAGCCTTACTCATCTATGGAATCATAATGCACTACAGCGTCCATTGCTCACCTCTCGGGCTTAGCTATCCTAACCTTAG ACTTGAAAATGAGGTTTATGACGAGGATGGGAATTCGTTACCGGACTTGGCTTTTGACAGTGATCAAATTGCTATAAGAAGTCCCCCGTCTGTGGCTGACGACGTGTATACTTTGTACTACCCACCCGAGAAAAG AACGGAAAGGCATGCAGACGGAATGTTTAATAAAGCCTACAGGAAAGCGCTGGGTCAGTTATCAGCAAGAAAATATCTCCATTCTCTGATGGCAAAGCGTGTAGG TGGAGGGAGCACCATGGAAGACGACTCGGAGCCTCTGTCAAAGCGACACTCGGATGGGATCTTCACAGACAGCTACAGTCGCTACCGAAAGCAAATGGCAGTCAAGAAATACCTGGCGGCAGTCCTTGGGAAAAG GCTTTGTGACGCAGGAGGCAGCTTGCGGCTGTGGTGCCTTGCTTCGACTTTAAAAATCGCCACGAATCACAGATGGCTATTTAGTAGCCCTACAATGCTGCACATCATCAGCTTACATTTCACcctttggttgttgtttttgtgttgcgCAGACATTTGA
- the adcyap1a gene encoding adenylate cyclase activating polypeptide 1a isoform X5 — MSSKATLALLIYGIIMHYSVHCSPLGLSYPNLRLENEVYDEDGNSLPDLAFDSDQIAIRSPPSVADDVYTLYYPPEKSGGSTMEDDSEPLSKRHSDGIFTDSYSRYRKQMAVKKYLAAVLGKRYRQRYKNKGRRLAYL, encoded by the exons ATGTCTAGTAAAGCGACATTAGCCTTACTCATCTATGGAATCATAATGCACTACAGCGTCCATTGCTCACCTCTCGGGCTTAGCTATCCTAACCTTAG ACTTGAAAATGAGGTTTATGACGAGGATGGGAATTCGTTACCGGACTTGGCTTTTGACAGTGATCAAATTGCTATAAGAAGTCCCCCGTCTGTGGCTGACGACGTGTATACTTTGTACTACCCACCCGAGAAAAG TGGAGGGAGCACCATGGAAGACGACTCGGAGCCTCTGTCAAAGCGACACTCGGATGGGATCTTCACAGACAGCTACAGTCGCTACCGAAAGCAAATGGCAGTCAAGAAATACCTGGCGGCAGTCCTTGGGAAAAGGTATAGACAGAGATACAAAAACAAAGGACGCCGGCTAGCGTATTTGTAG